The genomic window GCCCCAGCGGTTGTCCGGTGCGCAACCGCGCCATCATGTGCAGGTTGGGCAGCATCAACGCCGTTGCCTCTTCTCGTGTTTCGGCCACGGCGGCGTTCACCGTCAAGAAGGTCACCGGCTCGGCGGCCAGCTTGCTCGGCTGAAATTCCGATCGGTACACCGCGAGCGCCTCTTCGGTGCCCCGGCCGGAGAAGTGATGAGCGAATACATAGGGCAACCCCTTGGCCGCGGCCAGATGCGCCGAATACATCGAGGAACCGAGCAGCCACAGTCGCGGCTCGCTGCTCGCCGCCGGCGTGGCTTTCAAGGTGTAATTCCCCGAGCGCAGCGGTACCCGCACGCCGCGGGCACCCATCAGGGCCGCCACGTCGTCGAGGTATTCCGGGAAGTGCTCGATGTCGCGGTCGTCGCGGCCGCCGCGCAGCGCATAGGACGTCACCGGGTCCGAACCGGGCGCGCGGCCGATGCCCAGGTCAATGCGGCCCGGTGCGGCCGCCTCCAGCAGGGCGAATTGTTCGGCCACCGCCAGCGGGGCATGGTTGGGCAGCATGACCCCACCCGAACCCAGGCGCACCTGGGAGGTCTGCGCGGCCAGGTAAGCGATCAGCACCGGCGGGCTGGTAGCTCCCACCGATGGCATGTTGTGGTGTTCGGCGACCCAGTACCGGGTGAAGCCC from Mycobacterium kubicae includes these protein-coding regions:
- a CDS encoding LLM class flavin-dependent oxidoreductase is translated as MRLSVLDLVPVRSDQSTSDALAATVALAQTADRLGFTRYWVAEHHNMPSVGATSPPVLIAYLAAQTSQVRLGSGGVMLPNHAPLAVAEQFALLEAAAPGRIDLGIGRAPGSDPVTSYALRGGRDDRDIEHFPEYLDDVAALMGARGVRVPLRSGNYTLKATPAASSEPRLWLLGSSMYSAHLAAAKGLPYVFAHHFSGRGTEEALAVYRSEFQPSKLAAEPVTFLTVNAAVAETREEATALMLPNLHMMARLRTGQPLGPVQLVEEVDGDQLTPEQQRIVEGGLRRAVVGSPAEAAEQLHELAARFGVDEVMVHPVASAHRGADPATAPARIATLELLAKELF